In Leucobacter insecticola, one DNA window encodes the following:
- a CDS encoding DUF3054 domain-containing protein, translating into MTTPAQHSPAAPRSGPREYARTHWRLAALAFAIDAALVTLFAALGRSSHAREATLLGLWQTAWPFLCALALIWISARVSKRPFAPIKSGLSVWFGTAAVGLLLRGLTGGGVAFPFVLVTLGALGVFLVGWRIIAQLILRIAARPR; encoded by the coding sequence ATGACCACCCCTGCCCAGCACTCCCCCGCAGCACCGCGATCAGGCCCGCGGGAGTATGCACGCACGCACTGGCGGCTCGCGGCACTCGCATTTGCGATCGACGCCGCGCTTGTTACACTTTTTGCGGCTCTCGGCCGCAGCAGTCACGCTCGCGAGGCCACGCTCCTGGGTCTGTGGCAAACCGCCTGGCCGTTTCTTTGCGCGCTCGCGCTGATCTGGATATCGGCACGAGTCTCTAAACGCCCGTTTGCTCCGATCAAGTCAGGTCTCTCGGTGTGGTTTGGCACAGCGGCCGTCGGGCTGCTGCTGCGCGGTCTCACCGGCGGAGGCGTGGCGTTTCCCTTCGTGCTGGTAACGCTTGGAGCGCTCGGGGTGTTCCTCGTCGGATGGCGGATCATCGCGCAGCTGATCCTGCGGATCGCCGCGCGACCGCGCTAG
- the gap gene encoding type I glyceraldehyde-3-phosphate dehydrogenase, whose protein sequence is MSGRIAISGFGRIGRGVLRALIEQSSDLELVAVNDLTDGAVLAQLYNFDSVYGRPAERMSVDGDELIVGERRIKTLAERDPAKLPWGELGVDVVLEATGRFTKAKDARAHLDAGARRVLVSAPSSGSDVTLVRGVNEEAYVPSRDFVISNASCTTNALAPLAQVLHQLAEIEQGFMMTVHAYTQDQNLVDGPHADARRARAAALNIVPASTGAARAIGKVLPELDGRLSGDSIRVPVPVGSIVELTANVGRDVTVDEIKNAYREAAEGRLRGILEYSEDPLVSTDIVGNPASSIFDSGLVRVDGRHVKVSSWYDNEWGFSNRVAETLARLAE, encoded by the coding sequence ATGAGTGGTCGTATTGCAATCAGTGGTTTTGGGCGAATCGGCAGGGGAGTGCTGCGCGCACTGATCGAGCAGTCGAGCGATCTGGAGCTCGTCGCCGTCAACGATCTCACCGACGGCGCAGTTCTCGCGCAGCTCTACAACTTCGATTCCGTCTACGGACGCCCCGCCGAGCGCATGAGCGTTGATGGTGATGAGCTGATTGTGGGGGAGCGGCGAATCAAGACTCTTGCCGAGCGGGATCCTGCGAAACTGCCCTGGGGTGAGCTTGGAGTTGACGTGGTGCTCGAAGCAACCGGTCGCTTCACCAAGGCGAAAGACGCCCGTGCGCACCTTGATGCTGGTGCCCGCCGCGTGCTCGTGAGCGCGCCATCCTCCGGTTCAGACGTCACGCTGGTGCGCGGCGTAAACGAGGAAGCCTACGTGCCCAGTCGCGACTTTGTGATCTCCAATGCTTCCTGCACCACGAACGCGCTCGCGCCGCTCGCGCAGGTGCTGCATCAGCTCGCTGAGATTGAGCAGGGCTTCATGATGACGGTGCACGCTTACACACAGGATCAGAACCTCGTCGACGGCCCTCACGCAGACGCGCGCCGAGCCCGAGCCGCGGCACTCAACATTGTTCCCGCATCGACCGGGGCCGCGCGCGCGATCGGCAAGGTATTGCCAGAGCTTGATGGCCGGCTCAGCGGCGACTCAATTCGTGTGCCGGTTCCTGTCGGTTCGATCGTGGAGCTGACCGCGAATGTGGGCCGAGATGTGACGGTCGACGAAATCAAGAATGCCTACCGCGAAGCTGCCGAGGGGCGACTGCGGGGCATTCTCGAGTATTCGGAGGATCCGCTGGTCTCCACTGACATTGTGGGCAACCCCGCCTCGTCGATCTTCGACTCCGGCCTCGTTCGGGTGGATGGACGCCACGTAAAGGTGTCTTCCTGGTACGACAACGAGTGGGGATTCTCCAACCGCGTTGCGGAGACGCTCGCGAGGCTCGCCGAGTAG